GGCAGCAGGCGCACCACCGCGGCGGTGCCGGCGGCGAGCGCGAGCGCCGCGAGAACGGCGAGCGGGCGCGGGAGCAGACCTGGCTCCCTCTTGTGCCGAGGCATGGGCCACCCCGAGTGTGCGGTCGGCTACGGAAGGCAGCGGCTCTCGAACCGTAGCAAGCCGGTCCGGCGCGGCGCGGGCCTTTTCCGGATCACGTCCGTTGTGTGCGGATAATGTGGACCATGAAGCTGCGGATCTTCACCGAGCCCCAGCAGGGCGCGACCTATGACGACCTGCTCGCCGTCGCCCAGGCCACCGAACGGCTGGGGTTCGACGCTTTCTTCCGGTCCGACCACTACCGGCGCATCGGCCCCGGCGACCAGGGCCCAGGCTCGACCGACGCGTGGATCACGCTGGCCGGCCTGGCCAGGGAGACCTCCGGCATCAGGCTGGGCACGCTGGTGTCGCCCGCCACGTTCCGGCTGCCAGGACCGCTGGCGATCAGCGTGGCGCAGGTGGACCAGATGAGCGGTGGCCGGGTGGAGCTGGGCTTCGGCACCGGTTGGTTCGACGGTGAGCACTCCGCTTACGGCATCCCGTTCCCGCCGATGAACGAGCGCTTCGGCCGGTTCGAGGAGCAGTTGGAGATCCTCACCGGGTTGTGGACGGCGCAGGGCGCCTACTCCTTCGAGGGCAGCTACTACCGGCTGGCCGACTCTCCCGCGCTGCCCAAGCCGGCCCAGCGGCCCCGGCCGCCGGTGATCATCGGGGGCGTCGGGGCCAGGCGCACGCCGCGGCTGGCGGCCACGTACGCGGACGAGTACAACGTGCCCTTCCACACCCTGGCCGACACCGGCGCGGCCTTCGACCGGGTGCGCGCGGCGTGCGAGGCGACCGGGCGCACCGTGCGGCTGTCGGCGGCGCAGACCACCGTGGTCGGCAAGGACCGGGCGGAGGTCGAGCGGCGCGCGGCCGCCATCGGCGAGGACCCGGACAAGCTGCGCGAGGGCGGCCTGGCGGGCACCCCGGGCGAGATCGTCGACAAGCTGGGCGAGTTCGCCGAGCTCGGCGCCGAGCGCGTCTACCTGCAGATCCTCGACCTGGGCGACCTGGAGCACCTGGAGCTGATCGCCGCCGAGGTGCTGCCGCACGTGTGATGGGCCGCGTGTGATGGGCCGCGTGTGATGGGCCGTGCGTTATCCGTTGGCGGCGCTTTGCGGGATTACGGCAGACTTGGGGCGTGCTGCTGACGATCACCACCACCGCCAGGCCCGCCACCGACCTGGGCTTTCTCCTGCACAAGCATCCCGAGCGCGTGCAGGAGTTCGGCCAGTCGTTCGGCACCGCCACGGTGTTCTACCCCGAGGCGGGCGAGGAGCGGTGCACGGCGGCGCTCCTGCTCGAGGTGGATCCGATCGCGCTGGTCCGGTCGCGTGGCAAGAACTCGCCCGACTTCAGCCTGTCGCAGTACGTCAACGACCGCCCGTACGCGGCCTCGTCGCTGCTGGCGGTGGCGCTGGCCGACGTGTTCCGCACGGCACGGGCCGGGCGGTGCACGGCCAGGCCCGAGCTGCCCGGCACGCCGCTGCCGCTGGAGCTGCGGCTGCCCGCGCTGCCCTGCCGGGGCGGCCCGGAGCTGGCGCGGCGGTTGTTCGAGCCGCTCGGCTGGGCGGTGGAGGCGCTGCCCGTGCCGCTGGACGAGGGGTTCCCCGAGTGGGGCGAGTCCCGCTACGTCCGGCTCACGCTGCGCGGCAGCGCCCGCCTGTCCGACGCGCTCAACCACCTGTATGTGCTGCTGCCGGTCCTCGACGACGGCAAGCACTACTGGGTCGCGCCCGACGAGGTGGACAAGCTGATCAGGGCCGGTGAGGGGTGGCTGGGCGGCCATCCCGAGCGGGGGCTGATCACCCGGCGCTACCTGGGGCGGCGCTGGGCCCTGGCCCGTACGGCGCTGGCGCGGCTGGCGGAGCTGGGCGACGAGACCGAGGAGCAGCTGGAGCCCGCGGTCGAGGAGGACGCGCCCGTCGGCGTCACGGCCGCCGACGAGGCGGCAGCCGCAGAAGCCCAGGCCGCCGCAGAAGCCGAGGGTGCCGCAGAAGCCCAGGCCGAAGCCGAGGGCGCCGCAGAGACCGCCACCGAAGCCCAGGCGGAAGCCGAGGGCGCCGCCGAAGCTCAGGAGCAGCCGGGCAAAGCGAAGACGAAGGCGCTCAGCGTCCTGCGGCGCGAGGCGATCCTGGCCAAGCTGGAGGAGCTCGGCGCCGTCAGCGTGCTCGACCTCGGCTGCGGCCAGGGCGAGCTGGTCGGCGCGCTGCTGGCCAGGCCCAGGTTCGCCAGGGTCGGCGGCATGGACGTCTCCCCGATGGCGCTCACCATCGCCGCCCGCAAGCTGCGCCTGGAGCGCATGCCCGACGCCAAGCGCGCCCGGCTCACGCTCTTCCAGGGCGCGCTCACCTACACCGACAAGCGCCTGTCCGGCTACGACGCCGCGGTGCTCATGGAGGTGATCGAGCACGTGGACCCGCCGCGCCTGGCGGCGCTCGAACGCGTCGTGTTCGGCCGCGCCAAGCCCGGCCACGTGCTGGTCACCACCCCCAACATCGAGTACAACGTCCGCTACGAGTTCCTGACCGGGCTGCGTCACCCCGACCACCGCTTCGAGTGGACCCGTGAGGAGTTCAGGGGCTGGGCCACCCGGGTGGCCGACCAGTACGGCTACCAGGTCGCCTTCGCCCCGGTGGGCGACGACGACCCCGAGGTCGGCCCGCCGACCCAGATGGGAGTGTTCACCCGTGATCAGCGTTCCTGAGCTGTCCCTCGTGGTGCTCGTCGGCGTGTCCGGCAGCGGCAAGTCGACGTTCGCGCGCAGGCACTTCAAGCCCACGCAGGTGATCTCCTCCGACTTCTGCCGCGGCCTGGTGTCCGACGACGAGAACGACCAGTCGGCCACGCCGGCGGCGTTCGACCTGCTGCACCACATCGTCGGCGTGCGCCTGGCCAGGGGCCTGTTCACGGTGGTCGACGCCACCAACGTCCAGTACGCCGCCCGCAAGAGCCTCATCGACCTGGCCAGGCGGCACGACGTGCTGGCCGACGCGATCGTCCTGGACGTGCCGGAGGAGGTGGCGATCGAGCGCAACGCCGGCCGCCCCGACCGCGACTTCGGCCCCGGCGTGGTGATCAGGCAGCGCAAGGACCTGCGGCGCTCGCTCGGCAAGATCTCGGGCGACGGCTTCAGGCGGGTGCACGTGCTGCGCGGGCTGGAGGAGATCGACGCCGCCACCGTCTCCTACGAGAAGGCGTGGACCGACAAGACGGAGCTGACGGGCCCGTTCGACATCATCGGCGACGTGCACGGCTGCCGCTCGGAGCTGGAGACGCTGCTGCGCGAGCTGGGCTGGCAGGGGCTGCGGCACCCCGAGGGGCGCACGGCGGTGTTCGTCGGCGACCTGGTCGACCGCGGCCCCGACACCCCCGGCGTGCTGCGCCTGGTCATGGACATGGTGGACGCGGGCACCGCGATCTGCGTGTCCGGCAACCACGAGCAGAAGCTGGTGCGCGCGCTCAACGGCCGCAAGGTCAAGGTGGCGCACGGCCTTCAGGAGTCGCTCGACCAGCTCGCCGCGCAGCCGCCCGAGTTCGTGGCCCGGGCCCGGGCGTTCATGGACGGCCTGATCAGCCACTACCGGCTCGACGGCGGCCGGCTCGTCGTCGCGCACGCGGGGCTGAAGGAGGAGTACCACGGCCGCGCCTCGGGCCGGGTGCGCGCGTTCGCCCTGTACGGCGACACGACCGGCGAGACCGACGAGTACGGCCTGCCGGTCCGCTACCCGTGGGCCGACGAGTACCGGGGCAGGGCCATGGTCGTCTACGGCCACACCCCCACGACCTCCCCCGAATGGGTCAACAACACCATCTGTCTCGACACGGGCGTGGTGTTCGGCGGTCACCTGACCGCGCTGCGCTACCCGGAGCGTCAGCTGGTCCAGGTCCCGGCGGAGAAGGTCTGGTACGAGCCGGCCAAGCCACTGTCGGCCGCCGGCGGGCGCGACCCGGGCATGCTGGACATCAATGACGTGATCGGCACCCGGCACGTCGAGACCAGGTTCGGCTCGCGCGTGAAGATCATGGAGCAGAACGCCGCCGCCGCGCTGGAGGTCATGAGCCGCTTCGCGGTGGACCCGCGCTGGCTGGTGTACCTGCCGCCGACGATGGCGCCGCCGGAGACCGCCACGCTCGACGGCTACCTGGAGCACCCGCACGAGGCGTTCGAGGAGTTCGCGGCGGCCGGGGTGCGCGAGGTCGTGTGCGAGGAGAAGCACATGGGCTCGCGGGCCGTGGCCGTGCTGTGCCGCACGCCGGAGGTGGCCGCGGCCAGGTTCGGGGTGGACGACGGCAGCACGGGCGCGCTCTACACGCGTACCGGGCGGCCGTTCTTCGCCGACACCGCGCCGCTGGTCGAGCGGCTGCGCGAGGCGTGCGCGCCGCTCTGGGCGGAGCTGGGCTCCGACTGGGTGGTGCTCGACTGCGAGCTGCTGCCCTGGTCGGCCAAGGCCGGGGAGCTGATCCGATCGCAGTACGCCTCGGTCGGCGCGGCCGCCAGGACCGCGTTGCCCGAGGCGGTCGCGGCGCTGGAAGCGGCGGCCGGGCGCGGGCTGGGTGTGAGCGAGCTACTCGACCGCACCCGCCGCCGCTCGCAGAACGCTGCCCTGTTCCGCGACGCTTATGCGCGTTACTGCTGGCCGGTCGACGGGCTGGAGGGCATCCGGGTGGCGCCGTTCCAGATCCTGGCCTGCGAGGGGCGGGCCACGGCGCTGGAGCCGCACGCGTGGCACCTGTCCACCCTGGCGCTGCTCGACTCGCCGCTGATCACCGCGACCCGGCACGTCTTCGTCTCACTCGACTCGCCGGGGTCGCGGGCGGAGGCGACCGCGTGGTGGGAGTCGATGACGGCGGACGGCGGCGAGGGCATGGTGGTCAAGCCCGCCTCGCACGCGCCGGGCCGGGTGCAGCCGGGGGTCAAGGTGCGCGGGCGCGAGTACCTGCGCATCATCTACGGCCCCGACTACACCGAGTCGCTGGACGTGCTGCGGCGGCGCTTCCTCGGCAAGAAGCGGTCGCTGGCGCTGCGCGAGTACGTCCTCGGCCTGGAGGCGCTGTCCAGGCTGGCCGACGGGGAGGCGGGCTGGCGGGTGCACGAGCCGGTCTTCGCCGTGCTCGCCCTGGAGTCGGAGCCGGTCGATCCGCGCCTGTAGCTCCGGCCTCCATGGCATAGGTGGGTGACCCCCGGGTAGTTCCCCGACCATTCGGGGAGGTAACCGCATGGCTACGCAATACACCCATCATGAGCATCTGGGGCATGTCATCTTCATCACGGCAGCCGCGGCCATCGGTGGGTTCCTGTTCGGATACGACAGCTCCGTCATCAACGGCGCGGTGATCGGCATCCAGAAGCACTTCCAGGTGGGCTCCTTCGAGACCGGCTTCGTGGTGGCCATCGCGCTGCTGGGCTCCGCGCTGGGCGCCTGGGTCGGTGGCGGGCTGGCGGACCGGTGGGGGCGTACGCGGTCGATGCAGATCGCGGCGGTGTTGTTCGCGGTCAGCTCCATCGGCCAGATGTTGCCGTTCGCGGTCTGGGACCTGGGGTTCTGGCGGATCGTCGCGGGTTTCGCGATCGGCATGGCGTCCGTGCTCGGCCCGGCCTACATCGCCGAGGTCGCCCCGCCCGCCTACCGAGGGCGGCTGGGATCGTTCCAGCAGCTCGCGATCGTGCTCGGGATCGCGGTCGCGCAGCTCGTCGACTACGTGATCGCCCGCCTGGCGGGCGGCGACGTCAACAACGAGCTGTGGGGGCTGGAGGCCTGGCAGTGGATGCTCGGCGTCTGCGTGGTGCCCGCCCTGTTGTTCCTGCTGTTCGCCTCCACGATCCCGGAGTCGCCCCGCTACCTGGTCATGTCGGGACGCACCCGGCGGGCCCGCGAGGTGCTGGCCGAGATCGAGGGCGACGATGTGGACCTCGACAACCGCATCTCCGAGATCCAGCACGTGCTGCGCACCGAACGCGTGCCGGGGCTGAAGGACCTGCGCGGCCGCGCGATGGGGCTGCTGCCGATCGTCTGGATCGGCATCGTGCTCTCGGTCTTCCAGCAGTTCGTCGGCATCAACGTGATCTTCTACTACTCGTCGGTGTTGTGGCAGTCGGTCGGCATCAACCAGAGCGACTCCCTGCTGATCAGCTTCTCCAGCTCGATCATCAACATCGTGGGCACGTTCATCGCGATCTCGCTGGTGGACAGGATCGGCCGCAAGCCGCTGCTCCTGATCGGCTCGACCGGCATGGCGATCGGGCTGGCCACCGCCGCGTGGGCGTTCAGCTACGCCGGGGGCGAGGGCGAGTCGGTCTCGCTGCCCGACCCGCAGGGCGCGATCGCGCTGATCGCGGCCAACCTGTTCGTGCTGTTCTTCGCGCTCTCGTGGGGCGTGGTGGTCTGGGTGCTGCTGGGCGAGATGTTCCCCAACCGCATCCGCGCCGCCGCCCTGGGCGTCGCCGCCGCGGCACAGTGGATCGCGAACTGGCTGATCACCGTGTCGTTCCCGGCCCTGGCGGAGTGGAATCTGCCGCTCACGTACGCCATGTACGCGCTCTTCGCGGTGCTGTCCTTCCTCTTCGTGAGCAAGTGGGTCAAGGAGACCAAGGGGCGCAAGCTCGAAGACATGGGCTGATCACCCCCACGCGTCGGCTACCCTCCGGCACGTGCTCAACGACGTCCTCGGCCCCTCGCTCGACGTGCTGTTCTGCGGCATCAACCCCGGCCTCATGTCCGAGGCCACCGGCCACCACTTCGCCCGCCCGGGCAACCGCTTCTGGCCGGCGCTGCACCTGTCCGGCTTCACCCCGCGCCTGCTGGCGCCCGCCGAGCAGCACCTGCTTCCCTCGTACGGGCTGGGCATCACCAACATCGTGCCCCGGGCCAGCGCCAAGGCCGCGGAGCTGACCCGGGAGGAGCTGGTGGCGGGCGGCGCGGAGCTGGCCGCCAAGGTCGCCGCGGCCGGGCCGAAGGTGCTGGCCGTGCTCGGCATCTCGGCCTACCGCACCGCCTTCGCCCGCCCCAAGGCGGTCATCGGGCCGCAACCGGAGCCGGTGGGCGGGGCCCGGGTCTGGGTGCTGCCGAACCCGAGCGGGCTCAACGCCCACTGGACGGTGGCCACGATCGCCGAGGAGATGGGCCGCCTGCGCGCGTCCCTCTGAGTCTGCCGACACGTGGTGGAATGGCCGGTGATGATGCGACATCTCGTGATCACCGGGCTGTTGTCGCTCGACGCTCCGGGCGCGTCCGGGGCTGCTTCGTCGACCACGCCGGGAAACGGTGGTCCGACCACGTGCCGGTGCACGCGTGGGTGGCACGGCAGCTCACGCCCGGGTGTCGCGTGGCCACGACCGCGGAGGAGGCGGGCCACCGGCGGCCGGCTCGGTGCGAGGGCCAGGCTCGCCCATGGCACCTGAGGCCCGGAAGGTGTGGCGGTAGGACTGCGGCGAGACGCCGATCACGGCGTCGGTCTCAACCCGACCGGCTGGAAGCGCCGCGCCCTGCCCGGCCTCTTCCTCGGCGAGCCGCCGTTCGTGCTCAGCTTCTTCCGGTCATGAACGGGGCCAGGGCACCGGTGCCTGAACACCCGGAGAACCCTGGCCCTGCACGTCACGGGCGAAACGCGATCGCCCGTGGGATCACCTGGCTGCGAAGTCCTGCGTCCAGTAGAGCGTGCCCGAGGAGTCCTTGGCCACGCCGACGCCGATGAGGTTGTACTTGCAGTTCATGATGTTGGCCTTGTGCCCGGAGCTGTTCATCCAGGACTGCATGACCGCGGCGGGGGTGCGCTGGCCCTTGGCGATGTTCTCGGCCCAGCCGGAGCCGCCGGTGAAGCCGGCCGCCCTGATCCGGTCCATGAAGGAGCGGCCGTCCTGGGAGTTGTGGCTGAAGTAGCCCTTCGCCGCCATGTCGGCCGAGTGCCCGAAGGCGGCGGCGCGCAGCTGCGGGTCGTGCTTGACGGCCGAGCAGCCGCCCTTGGCCCGCTCGGCGTTGACCAGCCGGACCACCTCGTTCTCCTCGGCCGTGCCCACGGTGCCGGTGGACGGGGCCGTGGAGCTGGGGGCCGGGGTGGGCGTCGCGGGCGACGTCGTGCTCGGGCTGGGGGTCGGCGTGCTCGGGCTGGGGGTCGGCGTGCCGCTGCCCGGCGTACAGGTGAGCTTGGCGGCCTTGGACTTGACGGGACGGCCACGGTAGTCGGTGGCGGTCGCGTAGTAGGTGCCGGGCGCGCAGGCGAGCGCGAGCGTGAGGCGGCCCTTCCTCGTGGCCCCGCTCTTGACGACCGGGTCCTTGCCCGGGACGGCCCGCATGATGCGGATGCGCAGCAGCGCGGAATTGAAGCAGCCGCGGCGAGCGGCCGAAGTCTCGATCTTCAGTGTGTCGCTGACCTGCGGCTGGGCCACGCTCACGCGACAACGCGCCGTCTCCGACGCCGCGGCAGCCTGTGCCGCGCTCAGCGGCGTGGCGATCGCTGCCAGGCTGACGGCTGCGGCGAGTACCCCAAGGGGTCTACGCATAGGGGGTTTCCTCCAGTTGCGGTAGACGCTGGATGGCTCCGCATTCTGTCGGGACCGATACCGACTTGTCATCTAAAACGGAATATTTCCCTAAAGCGGGTGTAAACCAAAGTGATCGGTGGGGCGTCTGCGCAGACCAGGGCGGCTTCGTCGGGGGAGGGCCGAAATGCTGGTGTAGGGCTGAATGTCGCTGCGGGCGGTGACCGATTGGTGCGACTGGCTGTACGTCGCGTGACGGGATGTGACTTCGGCCACTGGTCGGCATGCATGATGGCCACGCCGAGGGGCAGGCCGCGACGCTGCTAGGCTGCGGCCTGGACGGTCTCTCCCTTCCCACGCCGCGCTCCCAGCGGCGCTCTCTCGAGGCGACGCCCGGTGCCCGCCCGCACCTCTCGGCGTCCGGCCCCCGTGCGCACGCCCACCGGCGACGCCATCCGGTTTCCTCCACCACCGTCCATTCAGCCGAACGACCACCAACGGATCAGGACGATCCGTCGTCGAACGGCGTCCCGATCCAGGACCTGTGAGGAGCGATCCATGAAGCGCTACATCCTGACCGGCACCCCTGGAGCAGGCAAGACCGCCATCCTGCGGCGGCTGGAGCTCGACGGCCACACCGTCGTCGAGGAGGCGGCGACCGACGTCATCGCCCTGCGCCAGGCCCAGGGCGAGGACGAGCCGTGGACCACCCCGTCCTTCGTCGCGGACATCGCCACCCTGCAACGGCACCGCCAGGAGCGGGCCGCCGCCCTGCCCGGGGACGTGCAGTTCTACGACCGCTCCCCCATCTGCACCTACGCCCTGGCCACCTACCTCGGCCACCCCGTCCCACCCGCCCTGACGCACGAGCTGGCACGCATCGAAGCACAGCGGATCTACGACAGGACGGTCCTGTTCGTGTGCAGCCCCGGCTTCGTCACGCCGACCGCCGCGCGGCGGATCACCTACGAGGAGGCGCTCCGGTTCGAGCGGATCCACCGGGACGCCTACGGCTCGCTCGGCTACGAGTGTGTCCCGATCCCGCCGGGGCCGCTGGCGGACCGGGTGGCAGCGGTGCAGGAGCACCTCGCGACGACTCCATGACCGGGGCGGCGGCGTGGCGGGCTTGCCGCGTTCTACGGCGGAGACACGCAGCCGGCCTGCACGAGGAAGGCGTGCAGTTGAGCTTCCCCCAGGAAAGCGCACGGCACGACCTGCCGGGCGCCGGCCGGTCGACTGATCGTTCACGCCGCCGTCATCCACTTCTGTCATGATCCACTGGATCTCGTCACAGCGACAGGAGCAGAATGACCTCGTTAGCGCACCGTGCGGTACGTGCCGCCCTCACGATCGGGCTGGCCACCGCGGCGATCTGGACGGCGGGAGCCCCGGCACAGGCCGCCGCCTCCGCCACCGTCTCGGTGGACTTCACCAAGCGGATCCGCACTCTCGCCCCCACCGACTACGGCATCGGCATCACCGGCTACGGCAGCGGCTCGTACATCACGAACGACGCCCGGCACCGCGAACTCCTCACCGACCTCGAACCAGGTCGGATGCGCATAGAGCTGCACTACGAGCGGCCGGGCGACCACGCCGGCCCCATCGTCTGCGGCGGCTACAAGTGCGACACGACCATCACCGGTGACGCCTGGATCGCGGCCATCCGGGACCTGGGCGCGGAGCCCGTCGTCATCCTCCAGGTGGACGGCCGCCAGAGCGCCGCGGTGAACCGCGACGACGCCGTCGCCCTCTACCGGCACTTCGCCGCCTCCGGCACGCCGGTGCGGCGCTTCATCGTGGGCAACGAGCTCAACTGCGCCTGCACCCCGGACAAGCCGGAGATGCCGGCCGCCGAGTACAGCAGCCGCTTCAACCTGATCGCCGACGCCCTGAACGCCGAGGACCCGCAGGTGACCGTCGGCGGCCCCGCCACGGCCTGGAACGATCACTCCTACATCAGGACGTTCCTGGAGGGCTCCGGCGACCGGGTGGACTTCCTCGACTACCACGACTACGGCAGCGGCAGCGAGACCGTCACCGACCAGGACCTGCTGACCACCGTCGTACGCGCCTACGAGACAGACCTGAAGGAGGTGAGCGCGCTGGCGGAGTCGGTGCTCGGCCGCAAGATCGACATCCAGATCGGCGAGTTCAACTCCGACTACGACGACCCGGGCGGCCGGCGTACGCTCACCCACTTCAACACCCTGTGGGGCGCCGCCGCGCTCGGCCAGATCCTGCACGCCGGCGCCGCCGCCTACCAGTACGGCGACAAGAACGGCCAGCTCGGACTGACGAGCACGGACGGCGAGGGCGGCATCCCGCGCAACGAGCCGCTGCCGATCTACCACGGCATCGGCATGTTCACCGGCGAGGGCCTGTTCCGCCCGTTCGGCACCACCATGGTCGAGGCCACGGCCGACACGACGCTGCTGCACGCGTTCGCATCGGACGGGGGCAAGAACGTCGTCCTCGTCAACGTCGGCACCGAAGCCCTGGAGACCACCCTCGACTTCACCGGCCTGACGGCGGGCACGGCCGCGGTGTGGCAGAGCACCGACGCCGCATGGACCCCGCACCAGACCGGCACGACCCCCGTCGCGTCCGGCCGGACCACGCTCACACTGCCCGCCGGCTCGGCCACCACGCTGGTCATCCAGGAGCAGGGCCTGTCCGCCACCTACTTCGACAACGCCGACCTCACCGGGCCGAAGGTGACGCGCGTCGATCCCGGGGTGAACTTCGACTGGGGCACGGGCACCCCCGACCCGGCCATCGGACCCGACACCTTCAGCGTGCGGTGGACCGGCAAGGTGATCGCCGATCGTGCGGAGACGTACACGTTCATCACCACCAGCGATGACGGCGTGCGCCTGTGGGTGGACGGCACGCTCGTCGTGGACGCCTGGACGGACCATTCCAAACGGGACGACAGCGGGCAGATCGCGCTGAGTGCCGGGGCGCACGACATCCGGATGGAGTTCTACGACAACGGGTACGACGCCATCGCGCAGCTGCACTGGTCGAGCCCGTCGATCCAGCGTCAGGTCGTGCCGGCGGCGAAGCTGCTGGCGGAGTGACGTTGTGGCGCTCGCGTGGGCGGTTCTGATCCGAGCGAGCGCCATCGGTCCGGACGGGCGGAGATCATCGTAGGTGAGGTTCAGTGCTGGGAAAGCAGGTGAGCGAGCTCCTGCTCCACCTCCTGATTAGCCACGAACAACAACTCATCCCCCGCCTCCAGCGGATCATCCGCCGTAGGCACCAACACCCGCCCTTCCCGCAAGATAGCCACCAGCGCCGCGTCAACCGGCCAAGGCACCGACCCGGCCCGCTGCCCCACCACCGGCGCGTCCTCCGCCAGCGTCAGCTCCACCAGGTTCGCCTGCCCCTGCCGGAACGTCATCAGCCGCACCAGGTCGCCGACGCTGACGGCCTCCTCGACCAGCGCGCTCAGCAGGCGCGGCGTGGAGACGGCGACGTCCACCCCCCACGACTCGTTGAACAGCCACTCGTTGTTGGGATGGTTGATGCGGGCCACCACGCGCGGCACGCCGTACTCCGTCTTGGCCAGCAGCGAGACGACCAGGTTCACCTTGTCATCACCAGAGGAGGCGACGACGACGTGACAGTTGTTCAGCCCCGCCTCGTCCAGTGAGGCGATCTCGCAGGCGTCCGCGAGCAGCC
The nucleotide sequence above comes from Nonomuraea gerenzanensis. Encoded proteins:
- the mug gene encoding G/U mismatch-specific DNA glycosylase, translated to MLNDVLGPSLDVLFCGINPGLMSEATGHHFARPGNRFWPALHLSGFTPRLLAPAEQHLLPSYGLGITNIVPRASAKAAELTREELVAGGAELAAKVAAAGPKVLAVLGISAYRTAFARPKAVIGPQPEPVGGARVWVLPNPSGLNAHWTVATIAEEMGRLRASL
- a CDS encoding sugar porter family MFS transporter — encoded protein: MATQYTHHEHLGHVIFITAAAAIGGFLFGYDSSVINGAVIGIQKHFQVGSFETGFVVAIALLGSALGAWVGGGLADRWGRTRSMQIAAVLFAVSSIGQMLPFAVWDLGFWRIVAGFAIGMASVLGPAYIAEVAPPAYRGRLGSFQQLAIVLGIAVAQLVDYVIARLAGGDVNNELWGLEAWQWMLGVCVVPALLFLLFASTIPESPRYLVMSGRTRRAREVLAEIEGDDVDLDNRISEIQHVLRTERVPGLKDLRGRAMGLLPIVWIGIVLSVFQQFVGINVIFYYSSVLWQSVGINQSDSLLISFSSSIINIVGTFIAISLVDRIGRKPLLLIGSTGMAIGLATAAWAFSYAGGEGESVSLPDPQGAIALIAANLFVLFFALSWGVVVWVLLGEMFPNRIRAAALGVAAAAQWIANWLITVSFPALAEWNLPLTYAMYALFAVLSFLFVSKWVKETKGRKLEDMG
- a CDS encoding LLM class F420-dependent oxidoreductase; amino-acid sequence: MKLRIFTEPQQGATYDDLLAVAQATERLGFDAFFRSDHYRRIGPGDQGPGSTDAWITLAGLARETSGIRLGTLVSPATFRLPGPLAISVAQVDQMSGGRVELGFGTGWFDGEHSAYGIPFPPMNERFGRFEEQLEILTGLWTAQGAYSFEGSYYRLADSPALPKPAQRPRPPVIIGGVGARRTPRLAATYADEYNVPFHTLADTGAAFDRVRAACEATGRTVRLSAAQTTVVGKDRAEVERRAAAIGEDPDKLREGGLAGTPGEIVDKLGEFAELGAERVYLQILDLGDLEHLELIAAEVLPHV
- a CDS encoding 3' terminal RNA ribose 2'-O-methyltransferase Hen1, with product MLLTITTTARPATDLGFLLHKHPERVQEFGQSFGTATVFYPEAGEERCTAALLLEVDPIALVRSRGKNSPDFSLSQYVNDRPYAASSLLAVALADVFRTARAGRCTARPELPGTPLPLELRLPALPCRGGPELARRLFEPLGWAVEALPVPLDEGFPEWGESRYVRLTLRGSARLSDALNHLYVLLPVLDDGKHYWVAPDEVDKLIRAGEGWLGGHPERGLITRRYLGRRWALARTALARLAELGDETEEQLEPAVEEDAPVGVTAADEAAAAEAQAAAEAEGAAEAQAEAEGAAETATEAQAEAEGAAEAQEQPGKAKTKALSVLRREAILAKLEELGAVSVLDLGCGQGELVGALLARPRFARVGGMDVSPMALTIAARKLRLERMPDAKRARLTLFQGALTYTDKRLSGYDAAVLMEVIEHVDPPRLAALERVVFGRAKPGHVLVTTPNIEYNVRYEFLTGLRHPDHRFEWTREEFRGWATRVADQYGYQVAFAPVGDDDPEVGPPTQMGVFTRDQRS
- a CDS encoding AAA family ATPase, whose amino-acid sequence is MKRYILTGTPGAGKTAILRRLELDGHTVVEEAATDVIALRQAQGEDEPWTTPSFVADIATLQRHRQERAAALPGDVQFYDRSPICTYALATYLGHPVPPALTHELARIEAQRIYDRTVLFVCSPGFVTPTAARRITYEEALRFERIHRDAYGSLGYECVPIPPGPLADRVAAVQEHLATTP
- a CDS encoding polynucleotide kinase-phosphatase: MISVPELSLVVLVGVSGSGKSTFARRHFKPTQVISSDFCRGLVSDDENDQSATPAAFDLLHHIVGVRLARGLFTVVDATNVQYAARKSLIDLARRHDVLADAIVLDVPEEVAIERNAGRPDRDFGPGVVIRQRKDLRRSLGKISGDGFRRVHVLRGLEEIDAATVSYEKAWTDKTELTGPFDIIGDVHGCRSELETLLRELGWQGLRHPEGRTAVFVGDLVDRGPDTPGVLRLVMDMVDAGTAICVSGNHEQKLVRALNGRKVKVAHGLQESLDQLAAQPPEFVARARAFMDGLISHYRLDGGRLVVAHAGLKEEYHGRASGRVRAFALYGDTTGETDEYGLPVRYPWADEYRGRAMVVYGHTPTTSPEWVNNTICLDTGVVFGGHLTALRYPERQLVQVPAEKVWYEPAKPLSAAGGRDPGMLDINDVIGTRHVETRFGSRVKIMEQNAAAALEVMSRFAVDPRWLVYLPPTMAPPETATLDGYLEHPHEAFEEFAAAGVREVVCEEKHMGSRAVAVLCRTPEVAAARFGVDDGSTGALYTRTGRPFFADTAPLVERLREACAPLWAELGSDWVVLDCELLPWSAKAGELIRSQYASVGAAARTALPEAVAALEAAAGRGLGVSELLDRTRRRSQNAALFRDAYARYCWPVDGLEGIRVAPFQILACEGRATALEPHAWHLSTLALLDSPLITATRHVFVSLDSPGSRAEATAWWESMTADGGEGMVVKPASHAPGRVQPGVKVRGREYLRIIYGPDYTESLDVLRRRFLGKKRSLALREYVLGLEALSRLADGEAGWRVHEPVFAVLALESEPVDPRL
- a CDS encoding PA14 domain-containing protein, producing MTSLAHRAVRAALTIGLATAAIWTAGAPAQAAASATVSVDFTKRIRTLAPTDYGIGITGYGSGSYITNDARHRELLTDLEPGRMRIELHYERPGDHAGPIVCGGYKCDTTITGDAWIAAIRDLGAEPVVILQVDGRQSAAVNRDDAVALYRHFAASGTPVRRFIVGNELNCACTPDKPEMPAAEYSSRFNLIADALNAEDPQVTVGGPATAWNDHSYIRTFLEGSGDRVDFLDYHDYGSGSETVTDQDLLTTVVRAYETDLKEVSALAESVLGRKIDIQIGEFNSDYDDPGGRRTLTHFNTLWGAAALGQILHAGAAAYQYGDKNGQLGLTSTDGEGGIPRNEPLPIYHGIGMFTGEGLFRPFGTTMVEATADTTLLHAFASDGGKNVVLVNVGTEALETTLDFTGLTAGTAAVWQSTDAAWTPHQTGTTPVASGRTTLTLPAGSATTLVIQEQGLSATYFDNADLTGPKVTRVDPGVNFDWGTGTPDPAIGPDTFSVRWTGKVIADRAETYTFITTSDDGVRLWVDGTLVVDAWTDHSKRDDSGQIALSAGAHDIRMEFYDNGYDAIAQLHWSSPSIQRQVVPAAKLLAE
- a CDS encoding CAP domain-containing protein, translating into MRRPLGVLAAAVSLAAIATPLSAAQAAAASETARCRVSVAQPQVSDTLKIETSAARRGCFNSALLRIRIMRAVPGKDPVVKSGATRKGRLTLALACAPGTYYATATDYRGRPVKSKAAKLTCTPGSGTPTPSPSTPTPSPSTTSPATPTPAPSSTAPSTGTVGTAEENEVVRLVNAERAKGGCSAVKHDPQLRAAAFGHSADMAAKGYFSHNSQDGRSFMDRIRAAGFTGGSGWAENIAKGQRTPAAVMQSWMNSSGHKANIMNCKYNLIGVGVAKDSSGTLYWTQDFAAR